Within the Photobacterium swingsii genome, the region TTTCCATCAGGCAGGCTAGCGGTTTACCTTTGGTTTTGTGAAGTACGAGCACTTTGCTCAAATTAATACCTGCATTTGTTAGCAGCTTTTTATCCAATAAAGCGTCGTGACTAATAAACATGATCCAGCGATTTTCTAGATTGGCTTGTTTAAGCAATCGTAGGAAGTAGGCCAACTGCGCTTGATGCTCATCGCTGAAGGTGACTTCAATTGGGCAACTAACAGACTGAGCAATAGAAAGAGGTGTACCTTGTAAGGATGAGTACGTTGATTTGTACGCCTGTGAAACAGAAACAGAGTGTTGTGATTCAAATAGTTCAGCCATTGTCATCATCCTTACTAGTGGTTATCTATACATGCTGTATGTATATACAGTATTGTGAAATTGGACATTTAGCAACTGATAATTTTGCATTTACTTGCTTGCAACGAGGGAGGGTGATTAGCAATATCTGTGTGGTATGTTTTTATCTATCTGTTTTTAAATGGGTTTTATTGGTTTCGCTAGAGGGGGTATTTGGTGATATAAAAATGCGGCAAAAAATGGTGTTGTGTTTTTCTGACATGGCTCACACTGTATACAGTGGTTTATACAGTGGTTTATACAGTGGTTTATACAGTGGTTTATACAGTGGTTTATACAGTGGTTTATACAGTGGTTTATACAGTTGTCAGTTCCAGTGTCAGTTCCAGTGTCAGTTCCAGCCTCATTTGGGATTCTGTATAGCTAAATGAGATTCTGATTTTCTTCTTATCCTACTGTTTTTAATCGTTTTATTACTTAATGAGCATTTTGATGCAAATCAGCTTGTCTAATTTAGGTAGTGGAAACCTGAAAAGTGAGAGTCTAGTAGCTTGAATTACATCACGCCTGCAAAGAGAACTGTATAGAGTGAATATTGGCCGGTATTACGTGAGGGTTTGTCACTGCTGGTGGTTAGAACCTAATCAAATTAGATCCCGCGATGCAGAACATGAGTTAAGTGCGTGATTTTCCTTCCTGTGTAGCCTTACATAGCCGATAGATTTCAATGTGG harbors:
- a CDS encoding cell division inhibitor SulA, which produces MAELFESQHSVSVSQAYKSTYSSLQGTPLSIAQSVSCPIEVTFSDEHQAQLAYFLRLLKQANLENRWIMFISHDALLDKKLLTNAGINLSKVLVLHKTKGKPLACLMEKALISGNCSAVIATGDIELFQTAAIRQAAHEGKSLAFVINKEQAQQRITFH